The nucleotide window CGCCGCGGTCGGGGCGCCCTCGGGCGCAACATTCTCAGTGCCGGCGTGCCGGTGTCCCGCACCCTCGGGGTTGGCGCTCCACCACATGGCCGGGTAGTCCCAGGCCTGGCCGGACCGGTGCCGCGGGGCAGCGCCGGACCTGCGCCGGAGCGTCAGCAGCCCGGCGAGACCGTAGATGGCCAGCGGGATCACGGCGAAGACCACGATCGTCTCGACAACGTTCACGCCGGTGAGCGTATCGGATGACCTCGAAGACACCTCAGCCACCGCGCGCGGCGCACTCGACCGTTCGTCGTAAGCCGAGTGCCGTCCGCCGCTTGGCTCGCGGCCACTGGAACGTTGGGGCGAAGACCGTCGGGCCGAAAGGTTGCAACTCAACGTACAGGCGGCCGCACCCGCCGCTGTCGTCTTGTCGGCGCCTTGAAATCCTCGTAGCTTTTTCACCTGTACGGGCCTTGCGCCCCGCTCCCCAGCCCCAGCAGGTAACGCACCGGTCCCAGGAGGCCTTGCCATGAACAGCGTCCAGACGCCCGCACAGGCGATCACCGAGACCACCTCGTCACTGAGCGACATCGAATTCGTGCCCGGAACGCGTGTGACGGCGGGCACAAGGGTTACCCGGGGTACACGCGTCACTCGCGGTACACGGGTGACGGCGGGAACCCGCGTCACCATGGGCACCCGGGTGACGGCCGGCACGCGAGTCACCCGCGGGACCCGGGTCACGCGTGGCACTCGCGTCACGATGGGCACGCGTGTGACGGCCGGCACGCGAGTCACCTGCGGCACCCGCGTCACGCGAGGCACCCGTGTCACTCGCGGCACGCGCGTCACCATGGGCACCCGCGTCACCTGCCAGAGCGACTACGCGCTCGCTGCCTGACCCCGTACTCCAGGGCCGCACGCACTACCTGAACACCGCGCGCAAGCACCCGGCTCGCCCCGGCCGCCGCACAGGCAGCCGGGGCGCCGGCTTGTCCAGGGGGCTCCACCCCCGAAGAACTAGGCGGCGGAGCCCAGATACGGCCGCCAGAGCGGATCGGCCTCCTTGGAGTGCGCGAGCAGCCGCCAGTGCGGGCCGTGGGGCGCCCGCGGGACGACCCGCAGCCGCCAGCCGATCTCCGAGAGCAGCCGGTCCGCCTTGCGGTGGTTGCACTTGGCGCAGCAGGCGACGCAGTTGGTCCAGCTGTGGGGGCCACCCCGGCTGCGCGGGACGACGTGGTCGATCGTCTCGGCCCGCCCGCCGCAGTAGGCGCAGCGGTACCGGTCGCGGTGCATGAGCCCCGCGCGGGTCAGCGGCACCTGGGCCCGATACGGTACGCGGACGTACGTGCTGAGGCGGATCACCGAAGGCACCGGCAGCGAGACCTTCGCCGAGTGCAGCTCGATCCCCCCGGGGTCACCGTGCACCACTTCGGCCTTGCCGCACATCACGAGCACGACGGCGCGCCGCAGCGGCAGCGCCGTCAGCGGCTCGAAAGTGGCGTTGAGCAGGAGCACCCGGCGCCGCCCCCAGGCCGGGGCGGCCGGATCCCGGCCTCTACGCTGTCCGGGCGGGCGGGTCACTCCCCCTGGGCGGGTCCCCGGCCCGGCCGGGACTGCTCCGCCGGATGCGGAACCCCCCGGGTAGGCACGCAGGACCACCTCTGGCGCCTCGTCGGCCGTGGCTCGGCCGGAGGCGCCGCGGGGGCTGGGTTGTCGGTCTGGCACTCGACCACCTCCAGGGGCGTAGGCATAGTCGACCACAGAACAGGCCCCCAGCGCACGTGTGTTACAAGACGTGTCACATCCGCGCGACCCAACATCCACTCGACGTTGGGCTACCCGACCCGATCGGAAGGATGAACGAACCCCCGTGCTCTCCCTGCTCCCCTCCGCCGACCCGCCGTGCATCCAGGACCCCAGCACGTTCTGTTACCAGGTCTTCGATGTCACGAACAACAAGTGGCTGGCGGGTTCGGCGAATTGGCTGATCACCAAGCCGATCAAGATCCTCATGATCATCGTGATCGCGTTCTTGGTCCGGCTGCTGGTCAGACGGCTGATCAACCGCGTCACGACACTGCCGAAGACCGGCGGCAAGCTCCCGTCGATGCTGCGTCCCCTGCGCGAGCGCGCGCCGGAGGTGCTCGGCTCCGCCATCATCGAACGGCGCCGCCAGCGCGCGAAGACCATCGGCTCGGTGCTGAAGTCGATGGCGACGTTCCTGATCTACGGCCTGGCGTTCATCCTCGTGCTGGGCGAACTGGGCATCAACCTCGGCCCGATCATCGCGTCGGCGGGCATCATCGGCGTCGCGATCGGGTTCGGCGCGCAGAACCTGGTCAAGGACTTCCTGTCCGGGATCTTCATGATGGTCGAGGACCAGTACGGCGTCGGCGACGTCGTCGACGTCGGCGAGGCGTCCGGCACGGTCGAGTCGGTCGGCCTCCGGATCACGACGCTGCGTGACGTCAAGGGCACGGTCTGGTACGTCCGCAACGGCGAGGTCCTGCGCGTCGGCAACTCGAGCCAGGGCTTCGCGGTGGCGGTCGTGGACGTGCCGCTCGGCTACACGGCCGACGTCGAGCGCGCGACGACGGTCCTCGGCGAGGCGGCTTCGGCGGCCACCGAGAGCGAAGCGCTGAAGGACAACGTCCTCGAGCCGCCGGAGATGCTGGGTGTGGAAAGCGTCACACCGGAGGGTCTCTCCCTGCGCCTGACGGTGAAGGTGCGGCCGGGCAAGCAGTGGGCGGTGCAGCGGGCGCTGCGGGCCCAGCTGCTGGCGGCCCTGGAGGAGGCCGGTTTCGACCCGCCGCTCGGCCGGCTGTTCCCGCCCGCGGCCCCGGCTCCCGGGAAGTAGGCGCCACTACGCTGGGGAGCGGGTTCGCGACGGACCGGGACCGAACGGACCGGGCGTCGGGAACCCGCACCCCAGGGGCAAAATGGAAGGCGTGTCTGCAGTGAGCGAACCGGCGAACCTGTACGAAGCGGTGGGCGGCGAACCGACGTTCCGCCGGATCGTCGGGCGGTTCTACGAAGAGGTCGCGCGCGACGAGATCCTCCGCCCGCTCTACCCCGAAGAAGACCTCGGGCCAGCCGAAGAGCGCTTCCGGCTGTTCCTCATCCAGTACTGGGGCGGCCCGCACACCTACTCCGACCAGCGCGGGCACCCGCGGCTGCGGATGCGGCACGCGCCGTTCAAGATCGGGCCGCTCGAGCGGGATGCCTGGCTTCGCTGCATCCGGATCGCCGTCGACGAAGAGAACCTGGAAGAGCCGTACCGCGGGCAGCTCTGGGCGTATCTGGAGATGGCCGCGCACAGCATGATGAACAGCTTCGTATGAGCCGGGGAGCCTGGTGGCAGGACGCCGTCTTCTACCAGGTCTACGTACGCTCGTTCGCCGACTCGGACGGTGACGGCGTCGGGGACCTGGAAGGCATCCACTCCCGGCTCGGTTACCTGGAGCTGCTGGGCGTCGACGCGCTGTGGCTGACGCCCTTCTACCGCTCCCCCATGGCCGACCACGGCTACGACATCGCCGACCCGCGGGACGTCGACCCCGTGTTCGGCACCCTCGGCGACTTCGACGTGCTGCTCACCGAGGCGCACAAGCGCGGCATCAAGGTGACCGTGGACGTGGTCCCCAACCACACCAGCAACCAGCACGCCTGGTTCAAGTCCGCGATGGCGGCGAAGCCGGGCAGCCCGGAGCGCGACCGCTACATCTTCCGCGACGGCGTCGGCCCGAAGGGCGAAGACCCGCCCAACAACTGGGTCAGCACGTTCGGCGGCCCGGCCTGGACGCGCGTGCCGGACGGGCAGTGGTACCTGCACCTGTTCGCGCCGCAGCAGCCGGACCTGAACTGGGCCAACCCGGAGGTCGCCGCCGACCTGGAACGCACCCTGCGGTTCTGGCTCGAACGCGGCGTCGACGGCTTCCGCATCGACGTCGCGCACGGCATGGCCAAACCGCCCGGCCTGCCGGACATGGACCCGCGCGCGAACCCGCTGGGGCCGAGCCACTACTACGACCCGCGGTGGGACCACGACGGCGTCCACGAGATCCACCAGATGATCCGCAAGGTCCT belongs to Amycolatopsis tolypomycina and includes:
- a CDS encoding mechanosensitive ion channel domain-containing protein, yielding MQDPSTFCYQVFDVTNNKWLAGSANWLITKPIKILMIIVIAFLVRLLVRRLINRVTTLPKTGGKLPSMLRPLRERAPEVLGSAIIERRRQRAKTIGSVLKSMATFLIYGLAFILVLGELGINLGPIIASAGIIGVAIGFGAQNLVKDFLSGIFMMVEDQYGVGDVVDVGEASGTVESVGLRITTLRDVKGTVWYVRNGEVLRVGNSSQGFAVAVVDVPLGYTADVERATTVLGEAASAATESEALKDNVLEPPEMLGVESVTPEGLSLRLTVKVRPGKQWAVQRALRAQLLAALEEAGFDPPLGRLFPPAAPAPGK
- a CDS encoding globin codes for the protein MSEPANLYEAVGGEPTFRRIVGRFYEEVARDEILRPLYPEEDLGPAEERFRLFLIQYWGGPHTYSDQRGHPRLRMRHAPFKIGPLERDAWLRCIRIAVDEENLEEPYRGQLWAYLEMAAHSMMNSFV
- a CDS encoding HNH endonuclease; the protein is MLLLNATFEPLTALPLRRAVVLVMCGKAEVVHGDPGGIELHSAKVSLPVPSVIRLSTYVRVPYRAQVPLTRAGLMHRDRYRCAYCGGRAETIDHVVPRSRGGPHSWTNCVACCAKCNHRKADRLLSEIGWRLRVVPRAPHGPHWRLLAHSKEADPLWRPYLGSAA